A genome region from Desulfobotulus pelophilus includes the following:
- a CDS encoding DUF2156 domain-containing protein: MKFQTISLQDYDRLSPYFTNQTYPLCSYSLPSLLSWQTKAYHPVAAFSRDSLIIGADYAHQPELRHLILPLGKGKKWQPEELRDLCRESRFPAFWFAPESWIKETGKEALETFFLVEEQSAYADYIYLKEDLATLKGRKYAKKRNLISQFQRTYSEDRIEIRPITTGDIPECLTFLEEWCRERKCDRDPETDMACEKIAAANAIEMIDHTDYKGLKLSLDGNLVAFGIANRLTSDMGVLHFEKALGSIKGLYQYFDKECCARLFSPDIHFINKESDMDEPGLAHAKSSYHPVRRERSFVLTPKAA; encoded by the coding sequence ATGAAGTTTCAGACAATATCCTTACAAGACTATGACAGACTCTCACCTTACTTCACAAACCAAACCTACCCGCTTTGCAGCTACTCCCTGCCCTCCCTGCTTTCATGGCAGACAAAGGCCTATCATCCCGTTGCCGCTTTCAGCCGGGACAGCCTGATCATTGGAGCTGACTATGCCCATCAGCCAGAGCTCCGACACTTGATTCTACCCTTGGGCAAGGGGAAAAAATGGCAGCCGGAAGAACTCCGTGATCTCTGCAGAGAATCCCGTTTCCCCGCCTTCTGGTTTGCTCCGGAAAGCTGGATAAAGGAAACAGGCAAAGAAGCCCTTGAAACCTTTTTTCTTGTTGAAGAACAAAGTGCCTATGCGGACTATATCTACCTCAAAGAAGACCTTGCCACACTGAAGGGAAGAAAATACGCTAAAAAAAGAAATCTCATTTCACAGTTTCAGCGCACCTACAGCGAAGACCGAATTGAGATTCGGCCCATCACCACGGGAGACATACCGGAATGCCTTACTTTTCTTGAGGAATGGTGCAGGGAAAGAAAGTGCGACAGGGATCCGGAAACCGATATGGCCTGTGAGAAAATAGCCGCAGCCAATGCCATAGAAATGATTGACCATACCGACTACAAAGGACTCAAGCTTTCTCTGGACGGAAATCTGGTTGCTTTTGGCATTGCCAATCGTCTTACTTCCGACATGGGCGTACTGCATTTTGAAAAAGCTCTGGGCTCGATCAAGGGATTGTATCAGTATTTTGACAAAGAATGCTGCGCACGCCTGTTTTCTCCGGATATTCATTTTATCAACAAGGAATCCGATATGGATGAGCCGGGCCTTGCCCATGCAAAAAGCTCCTACCATCCTGTCCGCCGAGAAAGATCCTTTGTACTGACTCCGAAAGCAGCATAA
- a CDS encoding sensor domain-containing protein, which produces MSHPSYLPQDLESLLKGLERRIADISQVLEKGQKDLDKEDLLRLQAWDVADTGLCVVDEAGHFVDVNPAYTRIYGYDRDELLARHFTLVLPEEKKETARRALARFFDMGEEPPMEWEVRHKDGRPLRILATAGLLKDEAGKRYKITSVMDVTEARRNRDLQLRLGRIFESLQEEIFLLDPATFLFQDANASALQNCGYDLGALRSMHAWDLFMGMAEGDFRDVIGDLSEGRECGRVVTAHICRKDKTCYEAELRLQYIQAEDTSVYAMMVRDITLSMQTLRALQESEETLSEAQQVAGIGSWKMERGTGVLRWSRQMFRNMKMPDDDADPDFGVFLKQVPETDHPRIQAAVDAAWNEGRAFHLEHGVRVGGELRIFSVNGRAVTDGQGQVMRLVGTSQDITENKKVQAELHKLTMAIEQSTNVVFITDRHGTIEYVNKVFERVTGYVREEVIGQNPRILASGETRPETYASLWETILSGHTWRGDFKNKTKNGSFYWGKGLISPVRGHTGEIVNFLAIQEDTTEKKQAEERALYLETYDVQTGLLNRDSFIRRLSEEFSGRGVGMLIDIDGFKLINDQIGYARGDGVLRRLIRMVRQTLEARLVPESWFMGRFGGDQMALFVRNMGGAEALALGEEIRSRVESGRFEEGGVRVTVSAGLALIPEHAGDGVTFLAVLDAALGKAKEFGKNRCRIFVPEDREGELKRATFYQKQRILDALASDRFDVWYQPIMRLSDRSIAHYEALVRLREPDGRMVLPGAFIQAAERHGLVGSIDRVVAGKTFVCQAGLKKRGRIVSFSMNLSGRDLADAGMASFMKRSILESGADPGQLIFEITETAAIQDMDRALDFIRQMKALGCRFSLDDFGVGFTSFVYLRELGVDFIKIDGSFIRKLHERQEDRSVVRAIVQMAREMGIQTVAEFVEQAETMKLLTDFGVDYGQGFLIGKPAPFGSASSITIGRQELG; this is translated from the coding sequence ATGTCTCATCCATCCTATCTGCCCCAGGATCTGGAGTCTCTTTTGAAGGGCCTTGAAAGGCGTATAGCTGATATTTCCCAAGTTTTGGAAAAGGGTCAAAAAGATCTGGACAAGGAAGATCTTCTGCGCCTGCAAGCCTGGGATGTGGCCGATACGGGTCTCTGTGTTGTGGATGAAGCCGGGCATTTTGTGGACGTAAACCCTGCCTATACCCGTATCTATGGATATGATCGGGACGAGCTGCTTGCCCGGCACTTTACCCTTGTTCTTCCCGAAGAGAAAAAAGAGACCGCCCGTCGGGCTCTGGCCCGCTTTTTTGACATGGGGGAGGAGCCACCCATGGAGTGGGAGGTGCGGCATAAAGACGGGCGACCCCTGCGAATTTTGGCAACGGCAGGTCTTTTGAAAGATGAGGCTGGAAAGCGCTATAAAATTACCAGTGTTATGGATGTAACCGAGGCACGCAGAAACAGGGATTTGCAGCTTCGTCTAGGCCGTATTTTTGAAAGTCTTCAGGAAGAGATTTTTCTTCTGGATCCGGCAACCTTCCTTTTTCAGGATGCTAATGCCAGTGCCCTTCAGAATTGCGGATATGATTTGGGCGCTCTGCGGAGCATGCATGCCTGGGATCTGTTTATGGGTATGGCAGAGGGCGATTTCCGGGATGTCATCGGAGATTTGAGCGAGGGCAGAGAGTGCGGTCGTGTTGTGACAGCCCATATCTGCAGGAAAGATAAAACCTGCTATGAAGCGGAACTTCGGTTGCAGTACATCCAGGCGGAGGATACCTCTGTTTATGCCATGATGGTCAGAGATATCACCTTATCCATGCAGACCCTTCGGGCACTTCAGGAGAGCGAGGAAACCCTTTCGGAAGCCCAGCAGGTGGCGGGTATCGGCAGTTGGAAAATGGAAAGGGGAACGGGCGTGCTCCGCTGGAGCCGCCAGATGTTCCGAAATATGAAAATGCCGGATGATGATGCCGATCCTGATTTTGGTGTTTTTCTGAAGCAGGTTCCGGAAACGGATCACCCCCGTATTCAGGCAGCGGTGGATGCGGCATGGAATGAAGGCAGGGCTTTTCATCTGGAGCATGGTGTACGGGTTGGGGGAGAGCTCCGTATTTTTTCCGTGAACGGCCGGGCGGTGACGGATGGTCAGGGCCAGGTGATGCGCCTTGTGGGAACATCTCAGGACATTACGGAAAATAAAAAGGTGCAAGCAGAGCTGCATAAGCTCACCATGGCCATTGAACAAAGTACCAATGTGGTTTTTATCACGGACCGTCATGGAACCATTGAGTATGTGAATAAGGTTTTTGAGAGGGTTACGGGTTATGTGCGGGAGGAAGTGATAGGGCAGAACCCGAGAATTCTGGCATCCGGAGAAACAAGACCGGAAACCTATGCCTCTCTCTGGGAAACCATTCTGTCCGGTCACACATGGCGTGGAGATTTTAAAAACAAGACCAAAAACGGGTCCTTTTACTGGGGCAAAGGGTTGATTTCGCCGGTGCGGGGTCATACGGGTGAAATAGTCAATTTTCTGGCCATTCAGGAAGACACTACGGAAAAAAAACAGGCAGAAGAGCGGGCTCTTTATCTGGAAACCTATGATGTGCAGACCGGGCTTCTGAACAGAGACAGCTTTATCCGCAGGTTGAGCGAGGAGTTTTCCGGCAGGGGCGTTGGGATGCTTATTGATATTGACGGTTTCAAGCTGATCAATGACCAGATTGGCTATGCAAGGGGCGATGGGGTTTTACGGAGGCTGATCCGCATGGTCCGACAGACCCTTGAGGCCCGGCTGGTACCCGAAAGCTGGTTCATGGGTCGTTTCGGCGGGGATCAGATGGCACTTTTTGTCCGGAACATGGGGGGAGCCGAAGCTCTTGCTCTGGGTGAGGAGATCCGTAGCCGGGTGGAAAGTGGCCGGTTTGAAGAAGGGGGTGTGCGCGTCACCGTGTCGGCAGGACTGGCTCTGATTCCGGAGCATGCGGGTGATGGGGTTACCTTTCTGGCGGTTCTGGATGCAGCCCTTGGAAAAGCCAAGGAATTTGGTAAGAACCGATGCCGTATTTTTGTCCCGGAAGATCGGGAAGGCGAACTCAAGCGGGCCACTTTCTATCAGAAGCAGAGAATTCTGGATGCACTGGCCTCTGATCGTTTCGATGTCTGGTATCAGCCCATCATGCGGTTGTCCGACCGCAGCATCGCACACTATGAGGCACTGGTACGGCTTCGGGAGCCAGACGGAAGAATGGTGCTGCCCGGAGCCTTTATCCAGGCAGCGGAGCGCCATGGACTGGTGGGCTCCATTGATCGTGTGGTGGCGGGAAAAACCTTTGTCTGTCAGGCCGGTCTGAAAAAAAGGGGACGAATTGTTTCCTTTTCCATGAATCTTTCCGGCAGGGATCTCGCCGATGCGGGAATGGCATCCTTTATGAAAAGAAGCATCCTGGAAAGTGGTGCGGATCCCGGTCAGCTGATTTTTGAGATTACGGAAACGGCCGCCATTCAGGATATGGACAGGGCGCTGGACTTTATTCGTCAGATGAAAGCCCTTGGTTGCCGTTTTTCTCTGGATGATTTTGGAGTTGGTTTTACAAGCTTTGTTTACCTGCGGGAGCTGGGTGTTGATTTTATCAAGATTGATGGTTCCTTTATCCGAAAGCTCCATGAACGGCAGGAAGACCGTAGTGTGGTCCGTGCCATCGTGCAGATGGCACGGGAAATGGGCATTCAAACCGTAGCTGAGTTTGTGGAGCAGGCAGAAACCATGAAATTGCTCACGGACTTTGGTGTGGATTATGGACAGGGCTTTCTCATTGGAAAGCCCGCACCCTTCGGTTCGGCTTCGTCCATTACCATTGGCAGGCAGGAGTTAGGGTAG
- a CDS encoding GNAT family N-acetyltransferase yields MPELLVLREPELKDCREILALYHAENWWQGPDNLELVARIIAGSHLFLTVREQGNIIGMGRAISDGVCDAYIQDVTIHGDYRSKGLGRNMVNELCRLLSQQGIEWIGLIAERGSHPFYEKLGFGIMPRALPMLHGKTLQLMGLQ; encoded by the coding sequence ATGCCTGAACTCCTGGTCCTCCGGGAACCCGAGCTGAAAGACTGCCGGGAAATTCTTGCCCTCTACCATGCTGAAAACTGGTGGCAGGGCCCTGATAACCTCGAACTGGTTGCCCGCATCATTGCAGGCAGCCATCTTTTTTTAACTGTCCGTGAGCAGGGCAATATTATCGGTATGGGCAGGGCTATCAGCGATGGTGTCTGCGATGCCTATATTCAGGATGTAACCATTCATGGGGATTACCGGTCAAAAGGCCTTGGCAGAAACATGGTCAACGAACTCTGCCGCCTTCTTTCCCAGCAAGGAATCGAATGGATAGGCCTGATTGCCGAGAGGGGTTCCCACCCATTTTATGAAAAACTGGGTTTCGGTATCATGCCCCGCGCCCTTCCCATGCTCCATGGAAAAACCCTTCAACTTATGGGACTACAGTAA
- a CDS encoding SDR family oxidoreductase — protein MDLAIPEKPLLVTGATGYIGGRLVPLLLSRGFKVRALSRSLRKMHARPWSNHPNVELFACDLMDGPALEKAVEGCSGAWYLVHSMEGDSSGFAAREEKTAKNMVQAAEKACLERIVYLSGLGDEKDPHLSSHLKSRHAVARILTSGKTPVTVLRAAMVLGSGSASFEILRYLVDRLPFMLTPKWIRTACQPIGIGNTLEYLVGAMVHPDMGGQSFDIGGPDVLSYQDLMQLYADEAGLKRRIIIPVPFQTPGLSAFWVHLVCPLPAGIAKPLAEGLRNPVVCGDMRIAGLIPQKLLSCREAIREAIRKVAQEEVETRWSDAGKLLPPEWVQCTDPSYSGGTILDCCYKVKIRGNPENIWQKVTSIGGKNGWYYGDILWRIRGRWDQITGGVGLRRGRRHPEELLVGDALDFWRVLDVKSHDRLLLLAEMRLPGEALLEFRMKDLGDGHCELQQMSRFLPKGLLGIVYWYALLPFHHLIFKGMLSRMAEAAGKPAGSVQAFSYDWKALVCTYDE, from the coding sequence ATGGATCTTGCCATTCCGGAAAAGCCTCTGCTGGTTACGGGGGCAACGGGTTATATAGGGGGGAGGTTGGTGCCCCTTTTGCTGTCCAGAGGGTTCAAAGTCCGGGCCCTTTCCAGATCTTTGAGAAAAATGCATGCCCGGCCCTGGAGCAATCATCCCAATGTGGAGCTTTTCGCCTGCGATCTCATGGATGGCCCGGCTCTGGAAAAGGCAGTCGAAGGCTGCTCCGGTGCCTGGTATCTGGTACATTCCATGGAGGGAGATTCGTCCGGTTTTGCCGCAAGGGAAGAAAAAACGGCAAAGAATATGGTGCAGGCCGCGGAAAAGGCCTGCTTGGAACGGATCGTCTATTTGAGTGGCCTTGGGGATGAAAAGGACCCCCATCTCAGTTCACACCTGAAAAGCAGGCATGCCGTTGCAAGGATCCTTACTTCCGGAAAAACACCGGTCACCGTTCTCCGGGCAGCCATGGTGCTGGGTTCGGGAAGTGCATCCTTTGAAATTCTGCGCTATCTGGTGGATCGTCTTCCCTTTATGCTGACGCCAAAGTGGATACGGACCGCCTGCCAGCCCATCGGCATAGGCAATACCCTGGAGTATCTGGTGGGGGCCATGGTGCATCCGGATATGGGCGGGCAAAGCTTTGATATCGGCGGTCCGGACGTCTTAAGTTATCAGGATTTGATGCAGCTCTATGCGGACGAGGCCGGATTGAAAAGGCGGATCATTATCCCCGTACCTTTTCAGACTCCGGGCCTTTCAGCCTTCTGGGTGCATCTGGTCTGTCCCCTTCCCGCAGGCATTGCCAAGCCCCTTGCAGAAGGTCTTCGAAATCCTGTGGTCTGCGGGGATATGCGCATTGCCGGGCTGATTCCCCAGAAGCTTCTGTCCTGCAGGGAAGCCATCCGTGAGGCCATCCGCAAGGTGGCCCAGGAAGAGGTGGAAACCCGCTGGTCCGATGCGGGAAAACTCCTTCCACCGGAATGGGTGCAGTGTACGGACCCTTCCTACAGCGGCGGCACCATTCTGGACTGCTGCTACAAGGTGAAAATCCGGGGAAATCCCGAAAACATCTGGCAGAAGGTGACATCCATTGGTGGTAAAAATGGATGGTATTACGGGGATATTCTCTGGCGTATCCGGGGGCGCTGGGATCAGATCACAGGGGGCGTGGGCCTGCGCCGGGGACGCCGACATCCGGAGGAGCTTCTGGTGGGGGATGCCTTAGATTTCTGGCGGGTTCTTGATGTGAAATCCCATGATCGCCTGCTGCTTCTGGCGGAGATGCGTCTTCCCGGCGAAGCCCTGCTGGAATTTCGTATGAAAGATCTTGGGGATGGTCATTGTGAACTGCAGCAGATGTCCCGCTTTCTTCCCAAAGGGCTGTTGGGCATTGTCTACTGGTATGCCCTGCTTCCTTTTCATCATCTGATTTTTAAAGGCATGCTGAGCCGTATGGCAGAAGCTGCCGGAAAACCCGCTGGCAGTGTTCAGGCCTTTTCCTATGACTGGAAAGCCCTTGTGTGTACTTATGATGAGTGA
- a CDS encoding ABC transporter ATP-binding protein, whose amino-acid sequence MDAAIESRSMEDMDENPVPLVLASGLCRFYGRKGAELKALDHVDLTVNRGNFVLLKGRSGSGKTTLLSLLAGLDRPDAGSLRVGDYDLSPGKNPDLDTFRRHGVGVIFQSFNLLPTLRAVENVMLPSLLAGCKQGAAQKRAGDLLKSLGMGPRMHHLPAELSGGEMQRVAIARALVNEPDLLLADEPTGNLDESNAMAVITLLSDLVKKGATLVMATHSDMADPFASHIIHLMDGRVSDARPDPLASAASFVKGAAPYTDTLTTSIQGMKP is encoded by the coding sequence ATGGATGCTGCCATTGAAAGCAGAAGCATGGAAGACATGGACGAAAACCCGGTGCCGCTGGTTTTGGCTTCAGGTCTCTGCCGTTTTTACGGCAGAAAGGGTGCGGAGCTGAAGGCACTGGACCATGTGGATCTTACGGTGAACCGGGGAAATTTTGTACTGCTGAAGGGACGCAGCGGTTCAGGGAAAACCACGCTTTTGTCTCTGCTTGCCGGTCTGGACAGGCCGGATGCGGGCAGCCTGAGGGTAGGGGATTATGACCTGTCTCCGGGAAAAAATCCGGATCTGGATACCTTTCGCCGTCACGGTGTGGGGGTGATTTTTCAGTCCTTTAATCTTCTGCCCACCTTGAGGGCCGTGGAGAATGTCATGCTTCCTTCGCTTCTGGCAGGCTGCAAACAAGGGGCTGCACAGAAAAGGGCAGGGGATCTTCTCAAATCCCTCGGCATGGGGCCGCGCATGCATCATCTGCCTGCGGAACTTTCAGGCGGTGAGATGCAGCGGGTGGCCATAGCAAGGGCCCTTGTGAACGAACCGGATCTGCTGCTGGCCGACGAACCTACTGGCAATCTGGATGAAAGCAATGCCATGGCTGTTATCACTCTTCTGTCGGATCTGGTGAAAAAAGGGGCCACCCTTGTCATGGCTACCCACAGTGACATGGCAGATCCCTTTGCCAGCCATATAATTCACCTGATGGATGGCAGGGTTTCTGACGCAAGGCCTGATCCTTTGGCGTCGGCGGCCTCTTTTGTAAAAGGAGCCGCCCCTTATACGGATACCCTCACCACCTCCATTCAGGGCATGAAGCCATGA
- a CDS encoding FtsX-like permease family protein, protein MKFFFFLLFRISLRHLLRQKLRTFAALLAIALGASVFSSVRMAIDGAGESFSSSVTQVTGRADYHLTAGPEGIPEELMADFLHHPDVLAAAPFSSVYVLPDRQDKQGERPFLLMGLDPFLDTSFRQWEPVSSEEDSGGISELVTRPGAMLVTRSLARRLDLGRGDSLRILHGGKPADMFVAGILEEKGLALAEGGGLALCDMATFQESTGRYGLVDRMDLRLHAGADIMALEAMLPSGVQMQPATAFRDTGLSMVKAYRMNLLVMGFVSLFVGMFLVYSVVALNAASRSREVAMLRAMGAAKASIFLLFITEGLLLGIMGWLFSLPLTLLAYPFLQDGVGKTLETLFFGKGVAAHAFRFQDLWLTLALTLFVAAIAALYPALQATSVSAKRAMAARDFSVRKPGAGKPAVLAGLGLLAAVPLFAGLPALDGLPMGGYLAAFSLFGGTALILPWVLARLGPGMALFLGRRFGVSAFLAARQFRESGGRIALAAGALTTAVALFVALSLMITSFRETVRLWVDQSISGDLFIRSKMAELNDYRYPLSAELVAQIEKLPSWDALGYRRVKLEKDGLVFDLEAMDMDILSRYGGFLDVTGNSSDAYFYSGHGPIPLLVSEPALHLHGLDKGQILDFYVDGVFLPFEVKAIVRDFRTRTLALSCDMEALENQTGNQEISGMRLFYNKSSGDGGQEKDLALELLRNQLLKDYGDSVDVVAGLSLRNAVLDIFDETFAVTFVLLAMALGIAGLGIATTMTLRVMVERVELLTLRSLGASAFQVRSMVRWEAGLLLAFSLVAGLACGFVLSYLLIHGINKQSFGWTFLFALDGMNLLAGILMIFLAGMLAAGPAMALALRGSPAEALREGAS, encoded by the coding sequence ATGAAGTTTTTTTTCTTTCTTCTTTTCCGTATTTCTCTGCGTCATCTGCTGCGGCAGAAACTGAGAACCTTTGCGGCCCTTCTGGCCATTGCTCTGGGAGCCTCCGTCTTTTCCAGTGTGCGCATGGCCATTGACGGAGCAGGGGAGAGTTTCTCCTCATCCGTCACACAGGTAACGGGCCGGGCGGATTATCACCTGACCGCCGGACCGGAAGGCATACCGGAAGAGCTGATGGCGGATTTCCTGCATCATCCGGATGTGCTTGCGGCGGCTCCCTTTTCTTCTGTTTATGTGCTGCCGGACAGACAAGACAAGCAAGGAGAACGCCCTTTTCTGCTCATGGGGCTGGATCCTTTTCTGGATACCTCCTTTCGGCAGTGGGAGCCTGTGTCTTCCGAAGAAGATTCTGGCGGAATTTCCGAACTGGTGACAAGGCCCGGTGCCATGCTTGTGACCCGTAGTCTTGCCCGAAGGCTGGATCTTGGCCGTGGAGACAGTCTGCGGATTCTCCACGGAGGAAAACCCGCCGATATGTTTGTGGCAGGGATTCTGGAGGAAAAGGGGCTGGCTCTGGCCGAGGGCGGAGGGCTGGCTCTTTGCGATATGGCCACCTTTCAGGAAAGTACGGGCCGCTATGGCCTTGTGGATCGCATGGATCTGAGGCTGCATGCAGGGGCGGATATAATGGCTCTGGAAGCCATGCTGCCTTCAGGGGTACAGATGCAGCCTGCCACAGCTTTCAGGGATACGGGCCTTTCCATGGTAAAGGCCTATCGCATGAATCTTCTGGTGATGGGTTTTGTCTCTCTTTTTGTGGGTATGTTTCTTGTTTACAGCGTGGTGGCCCTCAATGCCGCATCCCGAAGCCGGGAGGTGGCCATGCTCCGGGCCATGGGCGCTGCAAAGGCATCCATATTTTTGCTTTTTATTACAGAAGGTCTGCTGTTGGGGATCATGGGCTGGCTTTTTTCTCTGCCCCTTACCCTCTTGGCGTATCCCTTTTTGCAGGATGGAGTTGGAAAAACCCTTGAGACCCTTTTCTTTGGAAAGGGTGTGGCAGCCCATGCCTTTAGATTTCAGGATCTCTGGCTGACCCTTGCGCTGACCCTTTTTGTGGCCGCCATCGCGGCTCTGTATCCCGCACTTCAGGCCACGTCCGTATCAGCGAAAAGGGCCATGGCGGCAAGGGATTTTTCCGTCAGAAAACCCGGTGCAGGAAAGCCTGCTGTTCTGGCGGGTCTTGGGCTTCTGGCCGCAGTTCCCCTTTTTGCAGGACTGCCTGCACTGGATGGCCTGCCCATGGGCGGATATCTGGCAGCCTTTTCCCTTTTCGGCGGAACGGCTTTGATTCTGCCCTGGGTATTGGCCCGTCTGGGGCCGGGCATGGCCCTTTTTCTGGGACGCCGTTTCGGTGTTTCTGCCTTTCTGGCGGCAAGGCAGTTTCGGGAAAGTGGTGGCCGTATTGCTCTGGCAGCAGGTGCCCTGACAACGGCCGTTGCCCTTTTTGTGGCCCTTTCCCTGATGATTACAAGTTTCCGTGAAACCGTGCGTCTCTGGGTAGACCAGAGTATCAGCGGGGATCTTTTCATCCGAAGTAAAATGGCAGAGTTAAATGATTACCGCTATCCCCTTTCCGCAGAGCTTGTGGCTCAAATAGAAAAACTGCCTTCATGGGATGCCTTGGGTTACCGCAGGGTGAAACTTGAAAAAGATGGCCTTGTTTTTGATCTGGAAGCCATGGATATGGATATTCTTTCCCGCTACGGTGGTTTTCTCGATGTCACCGGCAATTCTTCCGATGCATATTTTTATTCCGGCCATGGACCCATTCCCCTTCTGGTATCGGAACCGGCTCTGCATCTCCACGGGCTGGATAAGGGGCAGATACTCGATTTTTATGTGGACGGAGTTTTCCTGCCGTTTGAGGTAAAAGCCATTGTCCGGGATTTTCGTACCCGGACACTTGCCCTTTCCTGTGACATGGAGGCCCTTGAGAATCAAACGGGAAATCAGGAAATTTCAGGGATGCGCCTTTTCTATAATAAGAGTTCCGGTGACGGAGGGCAGGAAAAGGACCTTGCCCTTGAACTTTTAAGAAATCAGCTTCTAAAAGATTACGGAGACAGCGTGGATGTGGTGGCAGGTCTTTCTTTGAGAAATGCCGTTTTGGATATTTTCGATGAAACCTTTGCCGTGACCTTTGTTCTTCTGGCCATGGCCCTTGGCATAGCAGGGCTTGGCATAGCCACCACCATGACCCTGCGGGTGATGGTGGAAAGGGTGGAGCTTCTGACTCTGAGAAGCCTTGGGGCTTCTGCTTTTCAGGTGCGGTCCATGGTACGCTGGGAGGCAGGGCTGCTTCTGGCCTTCTCCCTTGTGGCCGGGCTTGCCTGCGGCTTTGTGCTTTCTTATCTCCTTATCCATGGCATCAATAAACAGTCCTTTGGCTGGACCTTTTTATTTGCTCTGGATGGTATGAATCTTTTGGCAGGGATTCTGATGATTTTTCTTGCGGGAATGCTGGCGGCAGGCCCTGCCATGGCCCTTGCCCTGCGGGGGTCTCCGGCGGAAGCCCTCCGGGAGGGAGCTTCATGA
- a CDS encoding lipocalin-like domain-containing protein, translating to MKKFKVFLLVFFSLCIFPFFVSAGDFPRVDGPCGLVFPKDHGPHPDFRTEWWYYTGNLTTDTGRHFGYQLTFFRSRLGPPDRFAQPEKPSFWRTEEIWMAHGAVSDMEGRRHFHASRLMRPEPGMVLWGMEDAAFFIHMGEWTMNLGEKKQHLALVEHDFAFSFELEPEKPLILHGDGGYSLKGNAPERASCYYSFTRLKTRGSIILGEEKYGLEGLSWMDHEFSSEPLDPDAVGWDWFSIQLSDAYDLMFFQVRAKDGSALIYSGTLVDPEGKSVSIPMEDVALSVQSTWRSPESGAVYPVAWRLQLPSVDLDLYFETPLKDQEMRPQDSPGSVIYWEGSILVSGTRKGKALTGKGYAELTGYAGSMAGRL from the coding sequence ATGAAAAAGTTTAAGGTTTTTCTTCTTGTTTTTTTTTCGCTCTGTATTTTTCCCTTCTTTGTCTCCGCCGGGGATTTTCCCCGGGTGGACGGACCCTGCGGGCTGGTTTTTCCCAAAGATCATGGTCCCCATCCGGATTTTCGTACGGAATGGTGGTATTATACCGGTAACCTCACGACGGATACGGGGCGGCACTTTGGTTATCAGCTCACCTTTTTCCGTTCCCGCCTTGGGCCACCGGATCGTTTTGCACAGCCTGAAAAGCCTTCTTTTTGGCGGACAGAAGAAATATGGATGGCCCATGGGGCTGTTTCCGATATGGAGGGCAGAAGACATTTCCATGCCAGCCGTCTGATGCGGCCAGAACCGGGGATGGTTTTATGGGGCATGGAGGATGCCGCCTTTTTTATCCATATGGGCGAGTGGACAATGAACCTTGGGGAAAAAAAGCAGCACCTTGCACTTGTGGAGCATGATTTTGCCTTTTCCTTTGAGCTTGAGCCTGAAAAACCCCTTATACTGCATGGCGATGGGGGTTATTCCCTTAAGGGAAATGCTCCGGAGAGGGCCAGTTGTTATTATTCCTTCACCCGTCTGAAAACCCGTGGCAGCATAATACTGGGGGAAGAAAAGTATGGGCTTGAAGGTTTGTCCTGGATGGATCATGAGTTTTCATCGGAACCTCTGGACCCCGATGCCGTGGGCTGGGACTGGTTTTCCATTCAGCTTTCCGACGCTTATGATCTCATGTTTTTTCAGGTGCGTGCAAAGGACGGTTCTGCTCTGATTTACTCAGGAACCCTTGTGGACCCTGAAGGAAAAAGTGTTTCAATCCCCATGGAAGATGTGGCATTATCTGTTCAAAGTACCTGGCGCAGCCCGGAATCCGGGGCTGTTTATCCGGTGGCCTGGCGATTGCAGCTGCCCTCTGTGGATCTGGATCTTTACTTTGAGACGCCCCTTAAGGATCAGGAAATGCGTCCGCAGGACAGCCCCGGCAGTGTCATTTACTGGGAGGGCAGCATCCTTGTTTCCGGAACCCGCAAGGGAAAAGCCCTGACGGGAAAAGGCTATGCCGAACTGACGGGGTATGCGGGATCCATGGCCGGAAGGCTGTAG